The Arachis duranensis cultivar V14167 chromosome 2, aradu.V14167.gnm2.J7QH, whole genome shotgun sequence genome has a window encoding:
- the LOC107474422 gene encoding uncharacterized protein LOC107474422 isoform X1: protein MEGQQWWRLRFSFRNATIVVCFINVVTALFLLHGFLTSSYTRNKLSSPNSNPAQLSYIKESEEIRLAMLPLELIKRVREIEQDVYTESETAQKKDLKQTAAVDLSKRLKDIRSLNDAASLKALEEWRRRKMERARQRQMEKNGTTSSQA from the exons ATGGAGGGGCAGCAATGGTGGAGGCTCAGGTTCTCCTTCAGGAACGCAACCATAGTGGTGTGCTTCATTAACGTAGTCACTGCACTCTTCTTGCTCCATGGATTCCTCACTTCTTCCTACACCCGCAACAAACTCTCCTCACCTAATTCCAACCCAG CTCAATTGAGTTATATTAAGGAATCTGAGGAGATTCGTCTTGCTATGTTACCATTGGAGTTGATAAAGAGA GTGAGAGAGATTGAGCAGGATGTATACACTGaatcagaaacagcccagaagaaAGACTTGAAGCAGACTGCTGCAGTTGATCTGTCTAAAAGGTTAAAAGATATCCGTTCCTTAAATGACGCTGCCAGCCTGAAAG CTTTGGAGGAATGGCGTAGAAGAAAGATGGAGAGGGCCAGACAAAGACAAATGGAGAAAAACGGAACAACCTCCTCTCAAGCGTGA
- the LOC107474422 gene encoding uncharacterized protein LOC107474422 isoform X2 gives MEGQQWWRLRFSFRNATIVVCFINVVTALFLLHGFLTSSYTRNKLSSPNSNPAQLSYIKESEEIRLAMLPLELIKRVREIEQDVYTESETAQKKDLKQTAAVDLSKRLKDIRSLNDAASLKVIS, from the exons ATGGAGGGGCAGCAATGGTGGAGGCTCAGGTTCTCCTTCAGGAACGCAACCATAGTGGTGTGCTTCATTAACGTAGTCACTGCACTCTTCTTGCTCCATGGATTCCTCACTTCTTCCTACACCCGCAACAAACTCTCCTCACCTAATTCCAACCCAG CTCAATTGAGTTATATTAAGGAATCTGAGGAGATTCGTCTTGCTATGTTACCATTGGAGTTGATAAAGAGA GTGAGAGAGATTGAGCAGGATGTATACACTGaatcagaaacagcccagaagaaAGACTTGAAGCAGACTGCTGCAGTTGATCTGTCTAAAAGGTTAAAAGATATCCGTTCCTTAAATGACGCTGCCAGCCTGAAAG TAATTTCTTGA